A window of Gasterosteus aculeatus chromosome 9, fGasAcu3.hap1.1, whole genome shotgun sequence contains these coding sequences:
- the socs1b gene encoding suppressor of cytokine signaling 1b produces the protein MVRDDLERTVVQSREPDGAAETQNQSQPPQEPAAPERVEGPERVQPESREPTQSLLDLLRWKELNCHEDPDRWFQLGADAESFPTHFRPFSSAAEYELVKHTHRQLQHSGYYWASMTMEEAHAILARTQPGTFLIRDSGQTDVFFTLSYQSDDGPTSVRVQLNDLLFTLSGSHKTFASLFDLLTYYTGSSCKLTAPYRRQRPERLKQMCRRALMVAYGAENISTLPGISTQVKDYVRAYPCCV, from the exons ATGGTCAGAGACGATCTCGAGAGGACAGTTGTACAGAGCAGAGAACCCGACGGCGCAGCAGAGACGCAGAACCAAAGTCAACCCCCGCAGGAACCTGCAGCACCGGAACGAGTCGAGGGCCCGGAGAGAGTTCAGCCAGAGAGCCGAGAGCCCACACAGAGTCTGCTGGACTTGCTGCGCTGGAAAGAACTGAACTGCCACGAAGATCCGGACCGCTGGTTCCAG CTTGGTGCTGATGCGGAGAGTTTTCCCACCCACTTCCGTCCGTTCAGCAGCGCGGCGGAGTACGAACTGGTGAAACACACCCACCGCCAGCTGCAACACAGCGGCTACTACTGGGCGTCGATGACCATGGAGGAAGCGCACGCAATACTCGCACGGACACAGCCGGGCACCTTCCTCATCAG AGACAGCGGCCAGACGGACGTTTTCTTCACCCTGAGTTACCAGAGCGACGACGGACCGACCAGCGTTCGCGTGCAGCTCAACGACCTGCTCTTCACTCTGTCGGGCAGCCACAAGACTTTTGCGTCGCTTTTCGACCTGCTCACTTATTACACCGGCTCGTCCTGCAAGCTGACGGCGCCATATCGCAGGCAGCGCCCGGAGCGCCTCAAGCAGATGTGCAGGAGGGCTCTCATGGTCGCGTACGGGGCGGAAAACATAAGCACCTTACCTGGAATCAGCACTCAAGTCAAAGACTATGTCCGTGCGTACCCTTGTTGTGTATAG